Proteins from one Agelaius phoeniceus isolate bAgePho1 chromosome 10, bAgePho1.hap1, whole genome shotgun sequence genomic window:
- the AP1S3 gene encoding AP-1 complex subunit sigma-3 — MAYRWTSADLLLLSVEPMLYFQNTLIFTRALELMCCAASKTAFCSSSFSQCASVWTIHFILLFSRQGKLRLQKWYTTLPDKEKKKIIREIIQIILSRNQKTSSFVDWKDLKLVYKRYASLYFCCAIEDQDNELLTLEVVHRYVELLDRYFGNVCELDIIFNFEKAYFILDEFIIGGEVQETSKKTAVKAIEDSDMLQETVEEYMNKPAF; from the exons ATGGCTTATAGATGGACTTCTGCTGACCTGCTGCTCTTATCTGTGGAACCTATGCTCTATTTTCAAAACACCCTCATCTTTACAAGGGCTTTGGAGTTAATGTGCTGTGCAGCAAGCAAAACAGCCTTTTGTTCATCCAGCTTCTCTCAGTGTGCAAGTGTGTGGACA ATACACTTTATACTGCTGTTCAGTCGGCAGGGGAAGTTAAGGCTTCAGAAATGGTACACGACGCTACCTgataaagagaagaaaaagatcaTTCGAGAAATTATTCAGATTATTTTGTCTCGCAATCAAAAAACAAGTAGTTTTGTTGACTGGAAAGACCTCAAGCTTGTTTACAAAAG GTATGCTAGTTTGTATTTCTGCTGTGCAATAGAAGACCAGGACAACGAGCTGCTGACACTAGAGGTCGTTCATCGATACGTGGAGCTCCTGGACAGATACTTTGGAAAT GTGTGCGAGCTGGATATTATCTTCAATTTTGAAAAAGCTTATTTTATTCTTGATGAGTTTATAATTGGTGGAGAAGTACAAGAGACTTCAAAGAAGACTGCAGTGAAAGCCATAGAAGACTCTGACATGTTGCAGGAG aCAGTGGAAGAATACATGAACAAGCCTGCATTTTAA